A stretch of Mucilaginibacter terrae DNA encodes these proteins:
- a CDS encoding glycosyltransferase family 4 protein, with protein MKIFTWHIHGSYLFYLSQGNYTIYIPTKPQKTEGYYGRGETFPFGDNVIEIPAEEVKNHKFDCILYQTNQNYLKDQFEILSEEQRQLPKVYIEHDPPRQHPTDTQHILDTPDVTLVHVTHFNRLMWDSNSTPTRVIEHGVTTSPVTYKGNIAKGIVVINNLPSRGRLLGLDVFLEVREQVPLDLVGMGTGELGLGEVLHPQLPEFQSHYRFFFNPIRYTSLGLAICEAMMMGIPVVGLATTELSAVIDNGYSGFIHTDINYLIDKMNLLIADAELAREIGNNGREVALKRFNIQRFAADWEQLFAEVTARKSSTVLQA; from the coding sequence ATGAAAATTTTCACCTGGCACATACACGGTAGCTACCTGTTCTATCTGTCGCAAGGCAATTACACTATTTACATCCCAACGAAGCCCCAAAAAACCGAAGGTTATTATGGCCGGGGCGAAACATTTCCGTTTGGCGATAATGTAATTGAGATACCGGCCGAGGAAGTGAAAAACCATAAGTTTGATTGCATACTGTATCAAACCAATCAAAATTATCTTAAAGATCAATTTGAAATCCTATCTGAAGAGCAACGCCAACTGCCCAAGGTGTACATTGAGCATGATCCGCCACGCCAGCATCCAACAGATACCCAACATATATTAGATACGCCCGATGTAACACTGGTACACGTTACGCACTTTAACCGCTTGATGTGGGATAGCAACAGCACACCTACCCGGGTTATTGAACATGGTGTAACCACTTCGCCTGTTACATACAAAGGCAATATTGCTAAAGGTATTGTGGTAATTAATAACCTGCCATCCCGCGGCCGCTTGCTGGGCTTAGATGTATTTTTAGAAGTACGCGAGCAGGTACCGCTTGATCTTGTGGGTATGGGAACAGGTGAATTAGGTTTAGGGGAAGTGTTGCACCCGCAGTTGCCCGAGTTTCAGAGCCATTACCGTTTTTTCTTTAATCCTATACGCTACACAAGCTTAGGCCTTGCAATTTGTGAGGCCATGATGATGGGAATACCTGTAGTGGGTTTGGCTACAACCGAATTGTCGGCCGTGATTGATAACGGCTACTCTGGCTTTATCCATACCGATATCAACTACCTTATTGATAAAATGAACCTTTTAATTGCCGATGCTGAACTTGCCCGAGAGATTGGAAACAACGGACGAGAAGTAGCCTTAAAGCGCTTCAACATCCAACGTTTTGCAGCCGACTGGGAACAATTATTTGCCGAAGTAACTGCCCGTAAAAGCTCAACGGTTTTACAGGCCTAA
- a CDS encoding response regulator transcription factor, translating to MFEIRTAIVDDHPIVIEGLKTLLANETNLKIIGGFCRGEELLSYLENSTLDLVLLDITLPDISGIELCQRIKQIALTTSILILSNHTERSIIMQAIQNGASGYLLKNSSVDELRHCIAEAIKGNVCYSKEVMEIISRPSKNELQGLPRLTRREKEILGLIAAGKTSQMIAHELFLSPLTVDTHRKNLIQKFGVKNVAELIMEANRQQQFND from the coding sequence ATGTTTGAAATACGCACTGCAATTGTTGATGACCATCCTATTGTAATTGAGGGGTTAAAAACCTTACTTGCTAATGAAACCAACCTGAAGATCATTGGTGGCTTTTGCAGAGGTGAGGAACTGTTATCTTACCTTGAAAATAGCACGCTCGACCTTGTATTACTGGATATTACCCTGCCAGACATAAGCGGTATTGAATTATGCCAAAGGATTAAGCAAATAGCCTTAACTACAAGTATACTCATATTAAGTAATCATACCGAACGTAGTATTATTATGCAGGCCATACAAAACGGTGCAAGTGGTTACCTGCTCAAAAATAGTTCTGTAGATGAGTTGCGGCATTGTATAGCCGAGGCTATAAAAGGCAATGTTTGTTACAGCAAGGAGGTGATGGAAATTATTAGCCGGCCATCTAAAAATGAGCTGCAAGGGTTACCAAGGCTTACACGCCGGGAAAAAGAAATACTCGGGCTTATAGCAGCAGGCAAAACCAGCCAAATGATAGCCCATGAATTGTTTTTAAGCCCACTCACCGTTGATACACACCGGAAGAACCTGATACAGAAATTTGGTGTTAAAAACGTGGCAGAACTTATTATGGAAGCAAACCGGCAGCAACAATTTAATGATTAG
- a CDS encoding MarR family winged helix-turn-helix transcriptional regulator: MEDLLKLENQICFPAYAFSRNLTNLYRPLLAQLNITYPQYLVLMVLWEHKEQTVNQLGEKLHLDTGTLTPLLKRLEQKGLVNRTRGKQDERIVIITLTTSGAQLKEQAKHIPLELVKCTNMSIDELLQLKSLLNKVLHK, translated from the coding sequence ATGGAAGATTTACTGAAACTCGAAAATCAAATCTGTTTCCCGGCATATGCGTTTTCCAGAAATTTAACGAATTTATACAGGCCACTGCTGGCTCAATTAAACATCACCTATCCTCAATACCTGGTATTGATGGTTTTGTGGGAACATAAAGAGCAGACCGTAAATCAATTAGGCGAAAAATTGCACCTCGATACCGGAACTCTTACCCCCCTTTTGAAAAGATTAGAACAAAAGGGATTAGTAAACAGAACGCGAGGTAAACAGGATGAGCGTATCGTGATCATCACATTAACAACATCAGGAGCCCAACTGAAAGAGCAAGCGAAGCATATTCCACTGGAATTGGTTAAATGCACCAACATGTCTATTGATGAACTCCTGCAGCTAAAATCCCTGTTAAACAAAGTATTACATAAATAA
- a CDS encoding ABC-F family ATP-binding cassette domain-containing protein, protein MINVNNISVSFGGTTLFSDVTFSINENDKIALMGKNGAGKSTILKIIAGAAKPTTGNVTGPKEAVIAYLPQHLLTHDNVTVFEETMKAFAEANQMQKELDEVNEQLNIRTDYDSDEYMKLIERVSELSEKVYTVEETNYDAEVEKVLKGLGFERNDFNRQTSEFSGGWRMRIELAKILLKKPDLILLDEPTNHMDIESIQWLEEFLVNSAKAVMVISHDRAFVDNITNRTIEVTMGRIYDYKAKYSHYLQLRADRRIHQLKAYEEQQRFIADNQEFIDRFRGTYSKTLQVQSRVKMLEKLEVIEIDEVDTSALRLKFPPSPRSGQYPLMVEDLTKTYGDHVVFKNASMVIERGEKVAFVGKNGEGKSTMIKAIMNEIDFEGSLKVGHNAKIGYFAQNQAALLDESLTVFDTIDQIPLSDNTIKIKDLLGAFMFSGDDTTKKVKVLSGGEKTRLAMIKLLLEPVNLLILDEPTNHLDMKTKDIIKDALRDFDGTLILVSHDRDFLDGLVTKVFEFGNKRVREHFEDIKGFLAYKKMDSLKDIEQS, encoded by the coding sequence GTGATCAACGTAAATAATATTTCCGTTTCGTTTGGTGGAACCACCTTGTTCAGCGATGTAACTTTTTCCATCAATGAAAATGATAAAATAGCCCTCATGGGTAAAAATGGTGCAGGTAAATCTACCATACTTAAAATTATAGCGGGTGCTGCCAAGCCAACTACCGGTAATGTAACCGGACCTAAAGAAGCGGTTATTGCCTATTTGCCGCAGCATTTGCTTACCCATGACAACGTTACCGTTTTTGAGGAAACCATGAAAGCTTTTGCGGAGGCCAATCAAATGCAAAAGGAGTTGGATGAAGTAAATGAGCAGCTTAATATTCGTACTGATTATGATAGTGATGAGTACATGAAGCTGATCGAAAGGGTATCAGAACTGAGCGAAAAAGTTTACACGGTAGAAGAAACCAATTATGACGCTGAGGTAGAGAAAGTGCTCAAAGGATTGGGTTTTGAGCGCAACGACTTTAACAGGCAAACTTCTGAATTTTCGGGCGGATGGCGCATGCGTATTGAGTTGGCCAAGATATTATTGAAAAAGCCTGATTTGATCTTGCTGGATGAGCCTACCAACCACATGGATATTGAGAGTATACAATGGCTCGAAGAGTTTTTGGTTAACTCGGCCAAGGCGGTAATGGTTATCTCGCACGACCGTGCCTTTGTAGATAATATCACTAATCGTACCATAGAAGTAACTATGGGGCGCATTTACGATTACAAAGCTAAGTACAGCCACTACCTGCAGTTACGTGCCGACCGCCGCATACATCAACTCAAAGCTTACGAAGAGCAGCAGCGTTTTATTGCCGATAACCAGGAATTTATTGACCGTTTCAGGGGCACCTACTCAAAAACATTGCAGGTGCAATCGCGTGTAAAAATGTTAGAAAAGCTGGAAGTGATCGAAATAGATGAGGTGGATACCTCGGCATTGCGGTTAAAGTTTCCGCCTTCACCGCGTTCGGGCCAGTACCCGCTCATGGTAGAAGATCTGACCAAGACCTATGGCGACCATGTAGTGTTTAAAAATGCATCAATGGTTATTGAACGGGGAGAAAAGGTGGCCTTTGTTGGTAAAAACGGCGAAGGTAAATCTACCATGATCAAAGCTATTATGAATGAGATAGATTTTGAAGGTAGCTTAAAGGTTGGGCATAATGCCAAAATTGGATACTTTGCGCAAAACCAGGCAGCTTTGCTTGATGAAAGCTTAACCGTTTTTGATACCATTGACCAGATACCATTAAGTGACAACACCATAAAAATTAAAGATCTTTTGGGTGCGTTTATGTTTAGCGGCGATGACACCACTAAAAAGGTTAAAGTACTATCGGGAGGGGAGAAGACGCGCCTGGCTATGATCAAGCTGCTTTTGGAGCCCGTAAATTTGCTGATACTGGATGAGCCCACCAACCATTTGGATATGAAAACCAAAGACATTATAAAGGATGCGCTCAGAGATTTTGACGGTACCTTGATCTTGGTATCTCACGACCGTGACTTTTTGGATGGCTTGGTTACCAAGGTGTTTGAATTTGGTAACAAGCGGGTGCGCGAACACTTTGAGGATATTAAAGGCTTTTTGGCCTACAAAAAGATGGATAGCTTAAAGGATATAGAACAAAGCTAA
- a CDS encoding organic hydroperoxide resistance protein, whose protein sequence is MKVLYTADATATGGRNGHVKSSNGVLDLEVRMPKALGGANDDYTNPEQLFAAGYAACFDSALSLVIKQEKISTGGTTVTAKVSIGQNDAGGFGLAVELDVNIKEIELDKANELVAKAHQVCPYSNATRGNVEVKLAVTNN, encoded by the coding sequence ATGAAAGTGTTATACACCGCGGATGCAACCGCGACCGGAGGCCGTAATGGCCATGTAAAAAGCAGTAACGGCGTTTTAGACCTTGAGGTTAGAATGCCCAAAGCGCTTGGAGGTGCCAATGATGACTATACTAACCCCGAGCAATTGTTTGCGGCAGGTTATGCTGCCTGTTTTGACAGCGCCCTGAGTTTGGTTATAAAACAGGAAAAGATTTCGACCGGGGGAACCACCGTAACCGCCAAAGTAAGTATTGGGCAAAATGATGCGGGTGGTTTTGGCCTGGCTGTAGAGCTTGATGTAAATATTAAAGAAATTGAACTGGACAAAGCCAACGAACTGGTAGCCAAGGCGCACCAGGTTTGCCCCTACTCCAACGCTACCCGTGGTAATGTTGAAGTGAAATTAGCCGTTACCAATAATTAA
- a CDS encoding D-glycero-alpha-D-manno-heptose-1,7-bisphosphate 7-phosphatase: MAKAVFLDKDGTLIPDIPYNVDPALITIQPDAIEGLQRLQQDGYKLIIISNQAGVARGLFSESMLPAVESCLRELLKVYEISLSGFYYCPHHPEGKVENYAIDCDCRKPKPGMLLKAANKHHIDLKESWMIGDILNDVEAGNRAGCKTILINNGNETEWLTGPMRAPTYICSSINQAAKDILHMQLA; the protein is encoded by the coding sequence ATGGCAAAAGCAGTTTTTTTAGATAAAGACGGTACGCTGATACCCGATATACCTTACAATGTTGACCCGGCGCTTATCACCATCCAACCCGATGCCATTGAAGGTTTGCAGCGCTTACAGCAAGATGGCTATAAGCTTATCATTATATCGAACCAGGCAGGTGTTGCGCGCGGCCTGTTCAGTGAAAGCATGCTGCCTGCTGTAGAAAGCTGTTTAAGAGAACTACTTAAAGTTTATGAAATTAGCTTGAGCGGTTTTTACTATTGCCCTCACCATCCTGAAGGTAAGGTTGAGAACTACGCTATTGATTGTGATTGCCGCAAACCTAAGCCGGGCATGTTATTAAAAGCAGCCAACAAACATCATATAGATTTAAAAGAATCGTGGATGATAGGTGACATATTAAACGATGTGGAAGCGGGTAACCGGGCTGGGTGTAAAACCATCCTGATTAATAACGGCAACGAAACCGAGTGGCTTACAGGCCCTATGCGTGCCCCTACTTACATATGCAGCAGCATAAACCAGGCAGCAAAAGATATTTTACATATGCAACTGGCATGA
- a CDS encoding type 1 glutamine amidotransferase domain-containing protein, whose protein sequence is MPPKRYYSDAKAQEVIANTHKLAEMNASDFDAIFYPGGHGPLWDLANDTKSAQLILDFYNSGKLVGAVCHAPGAFKNVKFENGEPFVKGKNVTGFSNTEEAAVKLTDVVPFLVETEMQKLGANYSKVEDWGVHVVEDGLFITGQNPASSESVAEKMIARLK, encoded by the coding sequence ATGCCACCTAAACGCTATTACAGCGATGCTAAGGCACAGGAGGTAATTGCCAATACGCATAAGCTTGCGGAAATGAACGCATCAGACTTTGATGCCATATTTTACCCAGGTGGCCATGGCCCGCTGTGGGACTTGGCTAACGACACCAAATCGGCACAACTAATACTGGATTTTTACAACAGTGGCAAATTAGTAGGCGCAGTTTGCCATGCACCCGGTGCATTTAAAAACGTAAAGTTTGAAAACGGCGAGCCATTTGTAAAAGGCAAAAACGTAACCGGCTTTTCAAATACCGAAGAAGCAGCCGTGAAACTAACCGACGTGGTGCCCTTTTTAGTAGAAACTGAAATGCAAAAATTAGGTGCAAACTATAGCAAGGTAGAAGACTGGGGCGTACACGTGGTTGAAGATGGCTTATTTATCACGGGGCAAAACCCGGCATCGTCTGAAAGTGTTGCCGAAAAAATGATAGCCCGTTTAAAATAA
- a CDS encoding nitroreductase family protein codes for MSLIEDLKWRYATKRYDPTKKVSQEDIDKIVEAARLAPTSSGLQQFRVLVVSSQQIKEKLAPSSLNSDAMLDCSHVLVFAAWDRYTAERIDTIYDRITDERGLPRGRFSSYTDKIKNIYLNETPEENFAHTARQSYIAFAMALAQAAELKIDSTPAEGFNNALVDELLDLKSLGLKSVTLLYLGYRDETDWLAPMKKVRNPIEEFVIEYK; via the coding sequence ATGTCATTAATAGAAGATTTAAAGTGGAGATATGCCACAAAGAGATACGATCCTACTAAAAAAGTAAGCCAGGAAGATATTGATAAAATTGTAGAAGCCGCACGTTTGGCACCTACATCTTCGGGGCTGCAGCAGTTTCGTGTACTGGTAGTTTCAAGCCAGCAGATCAAGGAGAAACTTGCACCAAGTTCGCTTAACTCGGATGCCATGTTAGACTGTTCGCACGTGCTGGTATTTGCCGCATGGGACAGGTATACCGCCGAGCGGATAGATACCATTTATGATCGAATAACCGATGAAAGAGGCTTGCCCCGCGGAAGGTTTAGCAGCTATACCGATAAGATCAAGAATATTTATTTGAATGAAACTCCCGAGGAAAACTTTGCACACACCGCAAGGCAATCATACATTGCCTTTGCAATGGCCCTTGCACAAGCGGCTGAGCTTAAGATAGACAGCACTCCGGCAGAAGGTTTTAACAATGCCCTGGTTGATGAATTACTTGATCTTAAATCTTTAGGCTTAAAAAGCGTAACGTTGTTATATTTAGGATACCGCGATGAAACAGATTGGCTGGCACCGATGAAAAAAGTGCGCAACCCAATCGAAGAATTTGTGATAGAGTACAAGTAA
- a CDS encoding sensor histidine kinase, giving the protein MKKYLICLFLISTIIAHAQQQVPLDEKRHVDSLETILRSSKPDSAKTIASFMLVEYWKFKDTTKSKVFLLKGEKLAGTSAYLKALSHFYEGQYYFNWNTGKAAAAFAKAQKALAAFHTPVAYGRLAAAWYNYALMNRDKGYEFITRIVMEHVLPNAQKAGDKTMLAHFYTQLSTILMNNYQFAKANSYNDKAIALLEKTDPKSTNLLFAYLSGVSINCYNQKTAVAKEFLQKAQAMLAPFPASLNYTLYYYNEALYYTTVKMYPQCITSADKGIVLAKKYNQKQLYQQFSFRKYEAYVQQKNYAKAQAILLNIVKEGTLLATVNDKAMIYGELAKNSNLLGDYHEAYLWQARYQQLTDSIHKTQTEFKISELETKYRSVENQKRISHLQAQNKQAKLQAKNEHLFNWLLGTGCLLLLAVLGMVMLNARNQRKLAAQKEINHRQQLHELEQKQQLKITKAMLDGEEHERERVARDLHDGLGGMLAGVKIGLSGLTETKSDYAQDKDLYRIISQLDSSVTELRRIARNLLPETLLKFGLEVALKDLSEFYMRDGLHIDFQTFHISKDIPLSVQLNIYRIVQELLSNAIKHAQATNILLQCSQNDSVFFITIEDDGIGFDTAILKTRKGMGLENLKNRISYLKGKFELRSAINEGTSINIEISINADV; this is encoded by the coding sequence ATGAAAAAGTACCTGATTTGCCTGTTTCTAATTTCTACCATAATTGCCCACGCACAGCAGCAGGTTCCGCTTGATGAAAAGCGGCACGTAGACAGCCTGGAAACCATATTACGGTCATCCAAACCAGATAGTGCCAAAACAATAGCCAGTTTTATGCTGGTGGAGTATTGGAAGTTTAAAGACACTACTAAAAGCAAAGTTTTCCTGTTAAAAGGGGAAAAACTGGCAGGTACCTCGGCCTACCTCAAGGCCTTATCCCATTTTTACGAGGGGCAATACTATTTTAACTGGAACACCGGTAAAGCGGCAGCAGCCTTTGCAAAAGCACAAAAAGCGTTGGCGGCATTTCATACACCGGTAGCCTACGGCAGGCTGGCAGCCGCGTGGTACAATTATGCATTAATGAACCGCGATAAAGGCTACGAGTTTATTACACGCATAGTAATGGAGCATGTATTGCCCAATGCGCAAAAAGCCGGTGATAAAACCATGCTTGCCCATTTTTATACCCAGCTATCAACCATATTAATGAATAACTATCAGTTTGCAAAAGCCAATAGTTATAACGATAAAGCAATTGCCTTATTAGAAAAAACAGATCCAAAGTCAACCAATCTTCTTTTCGCTTACCTGAGTGGTGTTAGCATCAACTGTTACAACCAAAAAACTGCGGTCGCAAAGGAGTTTTTGCAAAAGGCACAGGCCATGTTAGCACCATTTCCTGCTTCGCTTAATTATACGCTTTATTACTACAACGAGGCCTTGTACTATACCACGGTAAAAATGTACCCTCAATGTATTACAAGTGCAGATAAAGGAATAGTTTTAGCCAAAAAGTACAATCAAAAGCAGTTGTATCAACAATTTTCATTTCGCAAGTATGAAGCTTACGTACAGCAAAAAAACTATGCTAAAGCACAGGCAATTTTGTTGAATATTGTTAAAGAAGGTACGCTGCTGGCAACTGTAAATGATAAAGCTATGATCTATGGCGAATTAGCTAAAAACAGTAACCTGCTTGGCGATTATCATGAAGCTTATCTTTGGCAGGCGCGGTACCAGCAACTTACAGACAGTATTCATAAAACCCAAACTGAATTTAAGATCAGCGAGTTGGAAACCAAATACCGCTCGGTTGAAAATCAGAAAAGAATATCCCATTTGCAAGCCCAGAATAAGCAAGCCAAACTCCAAGCCAAAAATGAGCACCTTTTTAACTGGTTGCTGGGTACCGGTTGTTTATTGTTACTGGCCGTTTTGGGTATGGTGATGCTTAATGCGCGTAACCAACGCAAACTGGCAGCCCAAAAAGAGATAAATCACCGGCAACAGTTGCATGAACTTGAACAAAAGCAACAGCTTAAAATAACTAAGGCCATGCTTGATGGAGAAGAGCACGAGCGGGAACGCGTTGCGCGCGATTTGCATGACGGGTTAGGCGGTATGCTGGCCGGTGTTAAAATTGGGTTATCGGGGCTTACCGAAACCAAGAGCGATTACGCGCAGGATAAAGACCTGTACCGCATCATCAGTCAGCTCGATTCATCGGTAACCGAATTGCGGCGTATTGCCCGGAACTTATTGCCCGAAACGCTATTGAAATTTGGCCTGGAGGTGGCACTTAAAGATTTGAGCGAATTTTATATGCGCGATGGTTTACACATTGATTTTCAAACTTTTCATATTAGTAAAGATATACCCTTGTCGGTTCAGCTCAATATTTACCGCATAGTTCAGGAACTGCTTTCTAATGCCATAAAGCACGCACAGGCAACCAACATCCTTTTACAGTGCTCACAAAACGACTCGGTGTTCTTTATAACCATTGAAGATGACGGCATAGGTTTTGATACCGCTATCCTGAAAACCCGTAAGGGCATGGGTTTGGAAAACCTCAAGAACCGTATAAGCTACCTGAAAGGGAAGTTTGAATTACGTTCGGCCATTAACGAGGGGACATCCATTAACATAGAAATTAGTATCAACGCCGATGTTTGA
- a CDS encoding glycosyltransferase family 4 protein — MKFQQKRIAFISEHASPLANIGGVDTGGQNVYVAQLAKHLAHIGYLVDVFTRRESTEIEEVVNWSPGVRIIHVNAGPAEVIIKEEILQYMDEFKNNMINFMINRQLHYSLVHANFFMSAWVAMGIKKELDIPFVVTFHALGHVRRIHQAEKDKFPEERLTIEEEAVQQANHIIAECPQDMDDLINYYNAPKNKITIIPCGFSATEFYPIDKECARKIAGLPQSEHLILQLGRMVPRKGVDNVIQALAKVKPTGKPIKLVIVGGECEELEEETCPEYARLIDIVRQHHVENQVIFTGRKNRDQLKYYYAAADVFITTPWYEPFGITPLEAMACGTPVIGSNVGGIKYSVADGETGVLVPAHDPDALGEKITWLLNNEEVRNEFSHNAIERVNTHFTWAEVAHHVNQLYRCTQPVAKESIALLSNSKIQAA; from the coding sequence ATGAAATTTCAGCAAAAAAGAATTGCTTTTATAAGTGAGCACGCCTCCCCTTTGGCCAATATTGGCGGAGTTGATACAGGTGGCCAAAATGTTTATGTAGCTCAACTGGCTAAACACCTTGCCCACATTGGGTACCTTGTTGATGTTTTTACACGCCGCGAAAGCACCGAAATTGAGGAAGTGGTTAACTGGTCGCCGGGTGTAAGGATTATACACGTTAACGCCGGTCCGGCAGAAGTAATTATTAAGGAAGAAATTCTGCAATACATGGACGAGTTTAAAAACAACATGATCAATTTCATGATTAACCGTCAACTGCATTACTCGCTGGTACATGCCAACTTCTTTATGTCGGCATGGGTAGCTATGGGTATTAAAAAGGAATTGGACATACCATTTGTGGTCACCTTCCATGCATTAGGCCATGTACGCCGTATTCATCAGGCCGAAAAAGATAAATTCCCCGAAGAACGCCTTACTATTGAAGAAGAAGCCGTGCAGCAGGCCAACCATATTATTGCCGAATGCCCACAGGATATGGATGACCTCATTAATTATTACAACGCTCCAAAAAATAAAATCACCATCATTCCCTGTGGTTTCAGCGCTACCGAATTTTACCCTATTGATAAAGAGTGTGCACGTAAAATTGCCGGGTTGCCACAAAGCGAACATTTGATTTTACAATTAGGCCGCATGGTGCCCCGCAAGGGGGTAGATAATGTGATACAGGCATTAGCCAAAGTAAAGCCTACCGGCAAACCCATTAAACTGGTTATAGTTGGCGGCGAGTGCGAAGAACTGGAAGAAGAAACCTGTCCTGAATATGCCAGGCTGATAGATATTGTGCGTCAACACCACGTGGAGAACCAGGTAATTTTTACCGGCCGCAAAAACCGCGATCAGCTTAAATACTATTATGCTGCGGCCGATGTGTTTATTACCACACCATGGTACGAACCATTTGGCATAACTCCATTAGAGGCCATGGCTTGCGGTACGCCCGTAATAGGATCGAATGTTGGTGGCATAAAATATAGCGTGGCCGATGGCGAAACAGGCGTTTTAGTTCCCGCTCATGACCCGGATGCTTTGGGCGAAAAAATTACATGGTTGCTTAATAATGAAGAAGTACGTAACGAATTTAGCCACAACGCCATTGAACGCGTAAATACACACTTTACATGGGCTGAGGTAGCTCACCATGTAAATCAGTTGTACCGCTGCACGCAGCCGGTGGCTAAAGAGAGTATTGCTTTGCTATCAAACAGTAAAATACAAGCTGCCTAA
- a CDS encoding DoxX family protein, translating to MHTSKIRSVARIVLGAFLAFAGVSHLTFNRSEFLAQVPKWLPVHPDLTVVLSGIVEISLGLALIFIVKNRKWVGIITAVFFVLIFPGNISQYINKVDAFGLNTDKARLIRLFFQPVLILWALWSTNALKKKNQ from the coding sequence ATGCATACCTCTAAAATACGAAGCGTTGCCCGCATTGTGCTGGGTGCTTTCCTGGCCTTTGCCGGTGTAAGCCATCTTACCTTCAACCGGTCTGAGTTTTTGGCACAAGTGCCTAAATGGCTTCCTGTACACCCGGATCTAACGGTTGTATTATCAGGTATAGTAGAAATCAGTTTAGGTTTGGCGCTCATTTTTATAGTGAAAAACAGAAAATGGGTTGGCATTATTACCGCCGTTTTCTTTGTATTGATCTTCCCGGGTAATATTTCTCAGTACATTAATAAAGTAGATGCCTTTGGCCTTAATACCGATAAGGCCAGACTGATACGATTGTTTTTTCAACCTGTACTTATCCTATGGGCGCTATGGAGTACCAATGCACTCAAAAAGAAAAACCAATAA
- a CDS encoding glycosyltransferase family 9 protein: MGDLIMSAPAIRALKETFGAKITVLTSSMAKGIIKHMPEIDDAIIYDLPWVKTAEAPDPSKFNEIIGQLREQNFDAAVVFTVFSQNPLPTAMLAYLSGIPRILAYCRENPYHLITDWVPDKEPYELIKHQVRRDLDLVASVGAYTDHEDLLLSVDHELQPVIAQKLTDKGFDINYPWLILHAGVSEEKRQYPADRWVALGQELVKKGYQVLLTGSASEKPLTDELQNKIGTGSLSAGGMFSLSEFITLISIAPMLVSVNTGTIHIAAAVKTPTVILYAQTNPQHTPWNSPNQILEFSVPENLRSKNEIIRHLGSSIYKDFKAIPSVTEILKAIDTLKVKAYSL; encoded by the coding sequence ATGGGCGATCTTATCATGAGCGCTCCGGCCATTCGTGCCTTAAAAGAAACCTTTGGCGCTAAAATAACCGTGCTTACATCAAGCATGGCAAAGGGCATTATAAAACATATGCCCGAAATTGACGATGCTATTATTTACGACCTACCTTGGGTTAAAACCGCTGAAGCGCCTGATCCGTCAAAATTCAACGAGATCATAGGCCAATTGAGGGAACAAAACTTTGATGCAGCGGTAGTATTTACAGTTTTTAGTCAAAACCCTTTACCAACAGCCATGCTGGCCTACCTGAGCGGTATTCCGCGCATATTGGCCTATTGCCGCGAAAACCCATATCATTTAATAACAGATTGGGTGCCCGATAAAGAACCGTACGAACTCATTAAGCACCAGGTGCGCCGTGATTTGGACTTAGTTGCATCGGTAGGTGCATACACTGATCATGAGGACTTATTGCTTTCTGTAGATCATGAATTGCAGCCTGTAATAGCACAAAAACTTACCGACAAAGGATTTGATATTAATTACCCCTGGTTAATACTGCATGCAGGGGTAAGCGAAGAAAAACGCCAATACCCAGCAGATCGGTGGGTTGCACTGGGCCAAGAGCTTGTTAAAAAAGGCTACCAGGTTTTACTAACAGGATCGGCATCTGAAAAACCGCTAACTGATGAGCTTCAAAATAAAATTGGAACAGGCTCACTATCTGCCGGTGGTATGTTTTCCCTATCTGAATTTATAACGCTTATTAGTATAGCACCCATGCTGGTATCGGTAAACACCGGCACCATTCACATTGCTGCGGCAGTTAAAACGCCCACTGTTATATTATATGCGCAAACCAATCCGCAGCATACGCCGTGGAACTCCCCCAATCAAATACTTGAATTCAGCGTACCGGAAAATTTACGTAGTAAAAACGAGATAATACGCCATTTGGGTAGCAGCATTTATAAAGATTTCAAAGCCATTCCTTCTGTTACCGAAATATTAAAAGCAATAGATACGCTCAAAGTTAAGGCTTATTCACTTTAG